A section of the Budorcas taxicolor isolate Tak-1 chromosome 17, Takin1.1, whole genome shotgun sequence genome encodes:
- the ARVCF gene encoding splicing regulator ARVCF isoform X7 yields MPAELRQEQSPGSQASLATMPEAPEVLEETVTVEEDPGTPTSHVSIVTSEDGTTRRTETKVTKTVKTVTTRTLRQVPVGPDGLPVLDGGPPLGPFTDGPLDRHFLLRGGGPAATVSRTCLGGGGFPEEPRDVPGYGSLSRGLGVRPPRGGPPGPGPGDGCFTLPGRREAFPVGPVPEPGPPAGRSQPERFQAEPYGLEDDARSLAADEEGAPELEPEYGTAARRRPDCGRGLRARAYEDVADDGGELMEERPPFPATAAPLAQPERGSLGSLERAARRSPSADSARKEPRWRDPELPEVLAMLRHPVDPVKANAAAYLQHLCFENEAVKRRVRQLRGLPLLVALLDHPRAEVRRRACGALRNLSYGRDTDNKAAIRDCGGVPALVRLLRAARDSEVRELVTGTLWNLSSYEPLKMVIIDHGLQTLTHEVIVPNSGWEPEPNEDSKPRDAEWTTVFKNTSGCLRNVSSDGAEARRRLRECEGLVDALLHALQSAVGRKDTDNKSVENCVCIVRNLSYHVHKEVPGAERYQEAEPGPPGGSGSAQRRSREDAGCFGGKKAKGKRDGEMDQNSDTLDLPKRTEAAKGFELLYQPEVVRLYLSLLTESRNFNTLEAAAGALQNLSAGNWVWATHIRAAVRKERGLPVLVELLQSETDKVVRAVAIALRNLSLDRRNKDLIGSYAMAELVRNVRSAQAPTRPGARLEEDTVVAVLNTIHEIVSDSLDNARSLLQARGVPALVALGASSQSVREAKAASHVLQTVWSYKALRSALQKDGWSKARFQSAAANARGPKAAPSPGGLDDSTLPLVEKSLDGEKPGGQDMIPMEALGPDGYSTMDRRERRARSSDPAGEASEKEPLKGLGLAVCS; encoded by the exons ATGCCGGCCGAACTCAGACAG GAGCAGAGCCCGGGCAGCCAGGCCTCGCTGGCCACAATGCCGGAGGCGCCCGAGGTGCTGGAGGAGACCGTGACGGTGGAGGAGGACCCGGGCACACCCACCTCCCACGTGTCCATCGTCACGTCCGAAGACGGCACCACGCGCCGCACAGAGACCAAG GTCACGAAGACAGTCAAGACGGTGACCACGAGAACCCTGCGCCAGGTGCCCGTGGGCCCCGACGGCCTCCCCGTGCTGGACGGCGGGCCCCCGCTGGGCCCCTTCACCGACGGCCCCCTGGACCGGCACTTCCTGCTGCGCGGGGGCGGCCCGGCGGCCACGGTCTCCCGCACCTGCCTCGGCGGCGGCGGCTTTCCCGAGGAGCCCCGCGACGTCCCCGGCTACGGAAGCCTGTCTCGAGGGCTGGGCGTACGGCCCCCACGCGGAGGACCCCCGGGCCCGGGCCCCGGCGATGGCTGCTTCACCCTGCCCGGCCGGCGGGAGGCCTTCCCCGTGGGGCCGGTGCCGGAGCCGGGGCCGCCGGCCGGCCGCTCGCAACCCGAGCGGTTCCAGGCAGAGCCATACGGCTTGGAGGACGACGCTCGCAGCCTGGCTGCCGACGAAGAAGGGGCGCCGGAGCTGGAGCCGGAGTACGGCACCGCCGCGCGGAGGAGGCCGGACTGTGGGCGGGGCCTGCGCGCCAG GGCCTACGAGGACGTGGCAGACGACGGCGGCGAGCTGATGGAGGAGCGACCGCCCTTCCCCGCCACCGCGGCGCCCCTGGCGCAGCCGGAACGCGGCAGCCTGGGCAGCCTGGAGCGGGCGGCGCGGCGCTCGCCCTCGGCGGACAGTGCCCGCAAGGAGCCGCGCTGGCGGGACCCCGAGCTGCCTGAGGTGCTTGCCATGCTGCGGCACCCGGTGGACCCCGTGAAGGCCAACGCGGCCGCCTACCTGCAGCACCTGTGCTTCGAGAACGAGGCCGTCAAGAGGCGCGTGCGGCAGCTGCGGGGGCTGCCGCTGCTCGTGGCCCTGCTGGACCACCCGCGCGCGGAGGTGCGGCGCCGGGCCTGCGGGGCGCTGCGGAACCTCTCCTACGGCCGGGACACGGACAACAAAGCCGCCATCCGGGACTGCGGCGGAGTGCCCGCCCTGGTGCGCCTGCTGCGGGCCGCACGGGACAGCGAAGTCCGCGAGCTCGTCACAG GCACGCTCTGGAACCTGTCATCCTACGAGCCCCTGAAGATGGTCATCATCGACCATGGCCTGCAGACGCTGACCCACGAGGTCATCGTGCCGAACTCAGGCTGGGAGCCGGAGCCCAATGAGGACTCCAAGCCGCGGGACGCCGAATGGACGACCGTCTTCAAGAACACGTCAGGCTGCCTGAG GAACGTGAGCTCGGATGGCGCAGAGGCCCGACGGCGGCTCCGCGAATGTGAGGGGCTGGTGGATGCCCTGCTGCACGCGCTGCAGTCGGCCGTGGGCAGGAAGGACACGGACAACAAG TCTGTGGAGAACTGCGTGTGCATCGTCCGGAACCTCTCCTACCACGTGCATAAGGAGGTGCCGGGGGCCGAAAGGTACCAGGAGGCCGAGCCCGGGCCCCCGGGTGGTTCCGGGAGCGCCCAGCGCCGGAGCAGGGAGGACGCCGGCTGCTTCGGTGGCAAGAAGGCCAAAG GGAAGCGGGATGGGGAGATGGACCAGAACTCGGACACCCTGGACCTGCCCAAGCGCACTGAGGCTGCCAAGG GCTTCGAGCTGCTGTACCAGCCCGAGGTGGTGCGTCTCTACCTGTCCCTCCTGACGGAGAGCCGCAATTTCAACACCCTGGAGGCCGCGGCCGGCGCCCTGCAGAACCTCAGCGCCGGGAACTGGGTG TGGGCCACGCACATCCGCGCCGCGGTGCGCAAGGAGCGCGGGCTGCCGGTGCTCGTGGAGCTGCTGCAGTCGGAGACCGACAAGGTGGTGCGCGCCGTCGCCATCGCCCTGCGCAACCTCTCGCTCGACCGGCGCAACAAGGACCTTATCG GGAGCTACGCCATGGCCGAGCTCGTGCGAAACGTGCGCAGCGCGCAGGCGCCCACCCGGCCCGGTGCCCGCCTGGAGGAGGATACAGTGGTGGCCGTGCTCAACACCATCCACGAGATCGTGTCCGACAGTCTGGACAACGCGCGCTCGCTGCTGCAAGCTCGCGGCGTGCCCGCGCTGGTGGCACTGGGCGCCTCCAG CCAATCGGTGCGCGAGGCGAAGGCAGCGTCGCACGTGCTGCAGACGGTGTGGAGCTACAAGGCGCTGCGAAGCGCGCTGCAGAAGGACGGCTGGAGCAAGGCGCGCTTCCAG TCAGCCGCTGCTAATGCCAGAGGCCCCAAGGCAGCCCCGAGTCCGGGAGGCTTGGACGACAGCACGCTGCCGCTGGTGGAGAAGAGCCTGG ACGGTGAGAAGCCAGGCGGCCAGGACATGATCCCCATGGAGGCACTTGGTCCAG ACGGCTACTCCACCATGGACAGGCGGGAGCGCAGGGCTCGAAGCAGTGACCCCGCGGGGGAGGCCTCTGAGAAGGAGCCGTTGAAA GGCCTGGGCCTGGCCGTTTGCTCTTAG
- the ARVCF gene encoding splicing regulator ARVCF isoform X3: MEDCSVRSAATILASVREQEARFELLTRALEQERRHVALQLERAQQPGTGGGQSLPMAWQQLVLQEQSPGSQASLATMPEAPEVLEETVTVEEDPGTPTSHVSIVTSEDGTTRRTETKVTKTVKTVTTRTLRQVPVGPDGLPVLDGGPPLGPFTDGPLDRHFLLRGGGPAATVSRTCLGGGGFPEEPRDVPGYGSLSRGLGVRPPRGGPPGPGPGDGCFTLPGRREAFPVGPVPEPGPPAGRSQPERFQAEPYGLEDDARSLAADEEGAPELEPEYGTAARRRPDCGRGLRARAYEDVADDGGELMEERPPFPATAAPLAQPERGSLGSLERAARRSPSADSARKEPRWRDPELPEVLAMLRHPVDPVKANAAAYLQHLCFENEAVKRRVRQLRGLPLLVALLDHPRAEVRRRACGALRNLSYGRDTDNKAAIRDCGGVPALVRLLRAARDSEVRELVTGTLWNLSSYEPLKMVIIDHGLQTLTHEVIVPNSGWEPEPNEDSKPRDAEWTTVFKNTSGCLRNVSSDGAEARRRLRECEGLVDALLHALQSAVGRKDTDNKSVENCVCIVRNLSYHVHKEVPGAERYQEAEPGPPGGSGSAQRRSREDAGCFGGKKAKGKRDGEMDQNSDTLDLPKRTEAAKGFELLYQPEVVRLYLSLLTESRNFNTLEAAAGALQNLSAGNWVWATHIRAAVRKERGLPVLVELLQSETDKVVRAVAIALRNLSLDRRNKDLIGSYAMAELVRNVRSAQAPTRPGARLEEDTVVAVLNTIHEIVSDSLDNARSLLQARGVPALVALGASSQSVREAKAASHVLQTVWSYKALRSALQKDGWSKARFQSAAANARGPKAAPSPGGLDDSTLPLVEKSLDGEKPGGQDMIPMEALGPDGYSTMDRRERRARSSDPAGEASEKEPLKGLGLAVCS, translated from the exons ATGGAGGACTGCAGTGTGCGCTCAGCCGCCACCATCCTGGCCTCGGTGAGAGAGCAGGAGGCCCGCTTCGAGCTGCTGACGCGGGCGCTGGAGCAGGAGCGGCGCCATGTCGCCCTGCAGCTGGAGCGAGCCCAGCAGCCTGGCACAGGTGGCGGGCAGTCCCTGCCCATGGCCTGGCAACAGCTGGTTCTGCAG GAGCAGAGCCCGGGCAGCCAGGCCTCGCTGGCCACAATGCCGGAGGCGCCCGAGGTGCTGGAGGAGACCGTGACGGTGGAGGAGGACCCGGGCACACCCACCTCCCACGTGTCCATCGTCACGTCCGAAGACGGCACCACGCGCCGCACAGAGACCAAG GTCACGAAGACAGTCAAGACGGTGACCACGAGAACCCTGCGCCAGGTGCCCGTGGGCCCCGACGGCCTCCCCGTGCTGGACGGCGGGCCCCCGCTGGGCCCCTTCACCGACGGCCCCCTGGACCGGCACTTCCTGCTGCGCGGGGGCGGCCCGGCGGCCACGGTCTCCCGCACCTGCCTCGGCGGCGGCGGCTTTCCCGAGGAGCCCCGCGACGTCCCCGGCTACGGAAGCCTGTCTCGAGGGCTGGGCGTACGGCCCCCACGCGGAGGACCCCCGGGCCCGGGCCCCGGCGATGGCTGCTTCACCCTGCCCGGCCGGCGGGAGGCCTTCCCCGTGGGGCCGGTGCCGGAGCCGGGGCCGCCGGCCGGCCGCTCGCAACCCGAGCGGTTCCAGGCAGAGCCATACGGCTTGGAGGACGACGCTCGCAGCCTGGCTGCCGACGAAGAAGGGGCGCCGGAGCTGGAGCCGGAGTACGGCACCGCCGCGCGGAGGAGGCCGGACTGTGGGCGGGGCCTGCGCGCCAG GGCCTACGAGGACGTGGCAGACGACGGCGGCGAGCTGATGGAGGAGCGACCGCCCTTCCCCGCCACCGCGGCGCCCCTGGCGCAGCCGGAACGCGGCAGCCTGGGCAGCCTGGAGCGGGCGGCGCGGCGCTCGCCCTCGGCGGACAGTGCCCGCAAGGAGCCGCGCTGGCGGGACCCCGAGCTGCCTGAGGTGCTTGCCATGCTGCGGCACCCGGTGGACCCCGTGAAGGCCAACGCGGCCGCCTACCTGCAGCACCTGTGCTTCGAGAACGAGGCCGTCAAGAGGCGCGTGCGGCAGCTGCGGGGGCTGCCGCTGCTCGTGGCCCTGCTGGACCACCCGCGCGCGGAGGTGCGGCGCCGGGCCTGCGGGGCGCTGCGGAACCTCTCCTACGGCCGGGACACGGACAACAAAGCCGCCATCCGGGACTGCGGCGGAGTGCCCGCCCTGGTGCGCCTGCTGCGGGCCGCACGGGACAGCGAAGTCCGCGAGCTCGTCACAG GCACGCTCTGGAACCTGTCATCCTACGAGCCCCTGAAGATGGTCATCATCGACCATGGCCTGCAGACGCTGACCCACGAGGTCATCGTGCCGAACTCAGGCTGGGAGCCGGAGCCCAATGAGGACTCCAAGCCGCGGGACGCCGAATGGACGACCGTCTTCAAGAACACGTCAGGCTGCCTGAG GAACGTGAGCTCGGATGGCGCAGAGGCCCGACGGCGGCTCCGCGAATGTGAGGGGCTGGTGGATGCCCTGCTGCACGCGCTGCAGTCGGCCGTGGGCAGGAAGGACACGGACAACAAG TCTGTGGAGAACTGCGTGTGCATCGTCCGGAACCTCTCCTACCACGTGCATAAGGAGGTGCCGGGGGCCGAAAGGTACCAGGAGGCCGAGCCCGGGCCCCCGGGTGGTTCCGGGAGCGCCCAGCGCCGGAGCAGGGAGGACGCCGGCTGCTTCGGTGGCAAGAAGGCCAAAG GGAAGCGGGATGGGGAGATGGACCAGAACTCGGACACCCTGGACCTGCCCAAGCGCACTGAGGCTGCCAAGG GCTTCGAGCTGCTGTACCAGCCCGAGGTGGTGCGTCTCTACCTGTCCCTCCTGACGGAGAGCCGCAATTTCAACACCCTGGAGGCCGCGGCCGGCGCCCTGCAGAACCTCAGCGCCGGGAACTGGGTG TGGGCCACGCACATCCGCGCCGCGGTGCGCAAGGAGCGCGGGCTGCCGGTGCTCGTGGAGCTGCTGCAGTCGGAGACCGACAAGGTGGTGCGCGCCGTCGCCATCGCCCTGCGCAACCTCTCGCTCGACCGGCGCAACAAGGACCTTATCG GGAGCTACGCCATGGCCGAGCTCGTGCGAAACGTGCGCAGCGCGCAGGCGCCCACCCGGCCCGGTGCCCGCCTGGAGGAGGATACAGTGGTGGCCGTGCTCAACACCATCCACGAGATCGTGTCCGACAGTCTGGACAACGCGCGCTCGCTGCTGCAAGCTCGCGGCGTGCCCGCGCTGGTGGCACTGGGCGCCTCCAG CCAATCGGTGCGCGAGGCGAAGGCAGCGTCGCACGTGCTGCAGACGGTGTGGAGCTACAAGGCGCTGCGAAGCGCGCTGCAGAAGGACGGCTGGAGCAAGGCGCGCTTCCAG TCAGCCGCTGCTAATGCCAGAGGCCCCAAGGCAGCCCCGAGTCCGGGAGGCTTGGACGACAGCACGCTGCCGCTGGTGGAGAAGAGCCTGG ACGGTGAGAAGCCAGGCGGCCAGGACATGATCCCCATGGAGGCACTTGGTCCAG ACGGCTACTCCACCATGGACAGGCGGGAGCGCAGGGCTCGAAGCAGTGACCCCGCGGGGGAGGCCTCTGAGAAGGAGCCGTTGAAA GGCCTGGGCCTGGCCGTTTGCTCTTAG
- the ARVCF gene encoding splicing regulator ARVCF isoform X5, which produces MPAELRQEQSPGSQASLATMPEAPEVLEETVTVEEDPGTPTSHVSIVTSEDGTTRRTETKVTKTVKTVTTRTLRQVPVGPDGLPVLDGGPPLGPFTDGPLDRHFLLRGGGPAATVSRTCLGGGGFPEEPRDVPGYGSLSRGLGVRPPRGGPPGPGPGDGCFTLPGRREAFPVGPVPEPGPPAGRSQPERFQAEPYGLEDDARSLAADEEGAPELEPEYGTAARRRPDCGRGLRARAYEDVADDGGELMEERPPFPATAAPLAQPERGSLGSLERAARRSPSADSARKEPRWRDPELPEVLAMLRHPVDPVKANAAAYLQHLCFENEAVKRRVRQLRGLPLLVALLDHPRAEVRRRACGALRNLSYGRDTDNKAAIRDCGGVPALVRLLRAARDSEVRELVTGTLWNLSSYEPLKMVIIDHGLQTLTHEVIVPNSGWEPEPNEDSKPRDAEWTTVFKNTSGCLRNVSSDGAEARRRLRECEGLVDALLHALQSAVGRKDTDNKSVENCVCIVRNLSYHVHKEVPGAERYQEAEPGPPGGSGSAQRRSREDAGCFGGKKAKGKRDGEMDQNSDTLDLPKRTEAAKGFELLYQPEVVRLYLSLLTESRNFNTLEAAAGALQNLSAGNWVWATHIRAAVRKERGLPVLVELLQSETDKVVRAVAIALRNLSLDRRNKDLIGSYAMAELVRNVRSAQAPTRPGARLEEDTVVAVLNTIHEIVSDSLDNARSLLQARGVPALVALGASSQSVREAKAASHVLQTVWSYKALRSALQKDGWSKARFQSAAANARGPKAAPSPGGLDDSTLPLVEKSLDGEKPGGQDMIPMEALGPDGYSTMDRRERRARSSDPAGEASEKEPLKPDPSRKAPPPGPSRPAVRLVDAVGDARPQPVDSWV; this is translated from the exons ATGCCGGCCGAACTCAGACAG GAGCAGAGCCCGGGCAGCCAGGCCTCGCTGGCCACAATGCCGGAGGCGCCCGAGGTGCTGGAGGAGACCGTGACGGTGGAGGAGGACCCGGGCACACCCACCTCCCACGTGTCCATCGTCACGTCCGAAGACGGCACCACGCGCCGCACAGAGACCAAG GTCACGAAGACAGTCAAGACGGTGACCACGAGAACCCTGCGCCAGGTGCCCGTGGGCCCCGACGGCCTCCCCGTGCTGGACGGCGGGCCCCCGCTGGGCCCCTTCACCGACGGCCCCCTGGACCGGCACTTCCTGCTGCGCGGGGGCGGCCCGGCGGCCACGGTCTCCCGCACCTGCCTCGGCGGCGGCGGCTTTCCCGAGGAGCCCCGCGACGTCCCCGGCTACGGAAGCCTGTCTCGAGGGCTGGGCGTACGGCCCCCACGCGGAGGACCCCCGGGCCCGGGCCCCGGCGATGGCTGCTTCACCCTGCCCGGCCGGCGGGAGGCCTTCCCCGTGGGGCCGGTGCCGGAGCCGGGGCCGCCGGCCGGCCGCTCGCAACCCGAGCGGTTCCAGGCAGAGCCATACGGCTTGGAGGACGACGCTCGCAGCCTGGCTGCCGACGAAGAAGGGGCGCCGGAGCTGGAGCCGGAGTACGGCACCGCCGCGCGGAGGAGGCCGGACTGTGGGCGGGGCCTGCGCGCCAG GGCCTACGAGGACGTGGCAGACGACGGCGGCGAGCTGATGGAGGAGCGACCGCCCTTCCCCGCCACCGCGGCGCCCCTGGCGCAGCCGGAACGCGGCAGCCTGGGCAGCCTGGAGCGGGCGGCGCGGCGCTCGCCCTCGGCGGACAGTGCCCGCAAGGAGCCGCGCTGGCGGGACCCCGAGCTGCCTGAGGTGCTTGCCATGCTGCGGCACCCGGTGGACCCCGTGAAGGCCAACGCGGCCGCCTACCTGCAGCACCTGTGCTTCGAGAACGAGGCCGTCAAGAGGCGCGTGCGGCAGCTGCGGGGGCTGCCGCTGCTCGTGGCCCTGCTGGACCACCCGCGCGCGGAGGTGCGGCGCCGGGCCTGCGGGGCGCTGCGGAACCTCTCCTACGGCCGGGACACGGACAACAAAGCCGCCATCCGGGACTGCGGCGGAGTGCCCGCCCTGGTGCGCCTGCTGCGGGCCGCACGGGACAGCGAAGTCCGCGAGCTCGTCACAG GCACGCTCTGGAACCTGTCATCCTACGAGCCCCTGAAGATGGTCATCATCGACCATGGCCTGCAGACGCTGACCCACGAGGTCATCGTGCCGAACTCAGGCTGGGAGCCGGAGCCCAATGAGGACTCCAAGCCGCGGGACGCCGAATGGACGACCGTCTTCAAGAACACGTCAGGCTGCCTGAG GAACGTGAGCTCGGATGGCGCAGAGGCCCGACGGCGGCTCCGCGAATGTGAGGGGCTGGTGGATGCCCTGCTGCACGCGCTGCAGTCGGCCGTGGGCAGGAAGGACACGGACAACAAG TCTGTGGAGAACTGCGTGTGCATCGTCCGGAACCTCTCCTACCACGTGCATAAGGAGGTGCCGGGGGCCGAAAGGTACCAGGAGGCCGAGCCCGGGCCCCCGGGTGGTTCCGGGAGCGCCCAGCGCCGGAGCAGGGAGGACGCCGGCTGCTTCGGTGGCAAGAAGGCCAAAG GGAAGCGGGATGGGGAGATGGACCAGAACTCGGACACCCTGGACCTGCCCAAGCGCACTGAGGCTGCCAAGG GCTTCGAGCTGCTGTACCAGCCCGAGGTGGTGCGTCTCTACCTGTCCCTCCTGACGGAGAGCCGCAATTTCAACACCCTGGAGGCCGCGGCCGGCGCCCTGCAGAACCTCAGCGCCGGGAACTGGGTG TGGGCCACGCACATCCGCGCCGCGGTGCGCAAGGAGCGCGGGCTGCCGGTGCTCGTGGAGCTGCTGCAGTCGGAGACCGACAAGGTGGTGCGCGCCGTCGCCATCGCCCTGCGCAACCTCTCGCTCGACCGGCGCAACAAGGACCTTATCG GGAGCTACGCCATGGCCGAGCTCGTGCGAAACGTGCGCAGCGCGCAGGCGCCCACCCGGCCCGGTGCCCGCCTGGAGGAGGATACAGTGGTGGCCGTGCTCAACACCATCCACGAGATCGTGTCCGACAGTCTGGACAACGCGCGCTCGCTGCTGCAAGCTCGCGGCGTGCCCGCGCTGGTGGCACTGGGCGCCTCCAG CCAATCGGTGCGCGAGGCGAAGGCAGCGTCGCACGTGCTGCAGACGGTGTGGAGCTACAAGGCGCTGCGAAGCGCGCTGCAGAAGGACGGCTGGAGCAAGGCGCGCTTCCAG TCAGCCGCTGCTAATGCCAGAGGCCCCAAGGCAGCCCCGAGTCCGGGAGGCTTGGACGACAGCACGCTGCCGCTGGTGGAGAAGAGCCTGG ACGGTGAGAAGCCAGGCGGCCAGGACATGATCCCCATGGAGGCACTTGGTCCAG ACGGCTACTCCACCATGGACAGGCGGGAGCGCAGGGCTCGAAGCAGTGACCCCGCGGGGGAGGCCTCTGAGAAGGAGCCGTTGAAA CCCGACCCCAGCAGGAAGGCTCCTCCGCCCGGGCCCAGCAGGCCTGCGGTCAGGCTGGTGGACGCTGTGGGGGACGCCAGGCCTCAGCCTGTCGACTCCTGGGTCTAG
- the ARVCF gene encoding splicing regulator ARVCF isoform X1, whose amino-acid sequence MEDCSVRSAATILASVREQEARFELLTRALEQERRHVALQLERAQQPGTGGGQSLPMAWQQLVLQEQSPGSQASLATMPEAPEVLEETVTVEEDPGTPTSHVSIVTSEDGTTRRTETKVTKTVKTVTTRTLRQVPVGPDGLPVLDGGPPLGPFTDGPLDRHFLLRGGGPAATVSRTCLGGGGFPEEPRDVPGYGSLSRGLGVRPPRGGPPGPGPGDGCFTLPGRREAFPVGPVPEPGPPAGRSQPERFQAEPYGLEDDARSLAADEEGAPELEPEYGTAARRRPDCGRGLRARAYEDVADDGGELMEERPPFPATAAPLAQPERGSLGSLERAARRSPSADSARKEPRWRDPELPEVLAMLRHPVDPVKANAAAYLQHLCFENEAVKRRVRQLRGLPLLVALLDHPRAEVRRRACGALRNLSYGRDTDNKAAIRDCGGVPALVRLLRAARDSEVRELVTGTLWNLSSYEPLKMVIIDHGLQTLTHEVIVPNSGWEPEPNEDSKPRDAEWTTVFKNTSGCLRNVSSDGAEARRRLRECEGLVDALLHALQSAVGRKDTDNKSVENCVCIVRNLSYHVHKEVPGAERYQEAEPGPPGGSGSAQRRSREDAGCFGGKKAKEEWFHQGKRDGEMDQNSDTLDLPKRTEAAKGFELLYQPEVVRLYLSLLTESRNFNTLEAAAGALQNLSAGNWVWATHIRAAVRKERGLPVLVELLQSETDKVVRAVAIALRNLSLDRRNKDLIGSYAMAELVRNVRSAQAPTRPGARLEEDTVVAVLNTIHEIVSDSLDNARSLLQARGVPALVALGASSQSVREAKAASHVLQTVWSYKALRSALQKDGWSKARFQSAAANARGPKAAPSPGGLDDSTLPLVEKSLDGEKPGGQDMIPMEALGPDGYSTMDRRERRARSSDPAGEASEKEPLKPDPSRKAPPPGPSRPAVRLVDAVGDARPQPVDSWV is encoded by the exons ATGGAGGACTGCAGTGTGCGCTCAGCCGCCACCATCCTGGCCTCGGTGAGAGAGCAGGAGGCCCGCTTCGAGCTGCTGACGCGGGCGCTGGAGCAGGAGCGGCGCCATGTCGCCCTGCAGCTGGAGCGAGCCCAGCAGCCTGGCACAGGTGGCGGGCAGTCCCTGCCCATGGCCTGGCAACAGCTGGTTCTGCAG GAGCAGAGCCCGGGCAGCCAGGCCTCGCTGGCCACAATGCCGGAGGCGCCCGAGGTGCTGGAGGAGACCGTGACGGTGGAGGAGGACCCGGGCACACCCACCTCCCACGTGTCCATCGTCACGTCCGAAGACGGCACCACGCGCCGCACAGAGACCAAG GTCACGAAGACAGTCAAGACGGTGACCACGAGAACCCTGCGCCAGGTGCCCGTGGGCCCCGACGGCCTCCCCGTGCTGGACGGCGGGCCCCCGCTGGGCCCCTTCACCGACGGCCCCCTGGACCGGCACTTCCTGCTGCGCGGGGGCGGCCCGGCGGCCACGGTCTCCCGCACCTGCCTCGGCGGCGGCGGCTTTCCCGAGGAGCCCCGCGACGTCCCCGGCTACGGAAGCCTGTCTCGAGGGCTGGGCGTACGGCCCCCACGCGGAGGACCCCCGGGCCCGGGCCCCGGCGATGGCTGCTTCACCCTGCCCGGCCGGCGGGAGGCCTTCCCCGTGGGGCCGGTGCCGGAGCCGGGGCCGCCGGCCGGCCGCTCGCAACCCGAGCGGTTCCAGGCAGAGCCATACGGCTTGGAGGACGACGCTCGCAGCCTGGCTGCCGACGAAGAAGGGGCGCCGGAGCTGGAGCCGGAGTACGGCACCGCCGCGCGGAGGAGGCCGGACTGTGGGCGGGGCCTGCGCGCCAG GGCCTACGAGGACGTGGCAGACGACGGCGGCGAGCTGATGGAGGAGCGACCGCCCTTCCCCGCCACCGCGGCGCCCCTGGCGCAGCCGGAACGCGGCAGCCTGGGCAGCCTGGAGCGGGCGGCGCGGCGCTCGCCCTCGGCGGACAGTGCCCGCAAGGAGCCGCGCTGGCGGGACCCCGAGCTGCCTGAGGTGCTTGCCATGCTGCGGCACCCGGTGGACCCCGTGAAGGCCAACGCGGCCGCCTACCTGCAGCACCTGTGCTTCGAGAACGAGGCCGTCAAGAGGCGCGTGCGGCAGCTGCGGGGGCTGCCGCTGCTCGTGGCCCTGCTGGACCACCCGCGCGCGGAGGTGCGGCGCCGGGCCTGCGGGGCGCTGCGGAACCTCTCCTACGGCCGGGACACGGACAACAAAGCCGCCATCCGGGACTGCGGCGGAGTGCCCGCCCTGGTGCGCCTGCTGCGGGCCGCACGGGACAGCGAAGTCCGCGAGCTCGTCACAG GCACGCTCTGGAACCTGTCATCCTACGAGCCCCTGAAGATGGTCATCATCGACCATGGCCTGCAGACGCTGACCCACGAGGTCATCGTGCCGAACTCAGGCTGGGAGCCGGAGCCCAATGAGGACTCCAAGCCGCGGGACGCCGAATGGACGACCGTCTTCAAGAACACGTCAGGCTGCCTGAG GAACGTGAGCTCGGATGGCGCAGAGGCCCGACGGCGGCTCCGCGAATGTGAGGGGCTGGTGGATGCCCTGCTGCACGCGCTGCAGTCGGCCGTGGGCAGGAAGGACACGGACAACAAG TCTGTGGAGAACTGCGTGTGCATCGTCCGGAACCTCTCCTACCACGTGCATAAGGAGGTGCCGGGGGCCGAAAGGTACCAGGAGGCCGAGCCCGGGCCCCCGGGTGGTTCCGGGAGCGCCCAGCGCCGGAGCAGGGAGGACGCCGGCTGCTTCGGTGGCAAGAAGGCCAAAG AAGAGTGGTTCCATCAAG GGAAGCGGGATGGGGAGATGGACCAGAACTCGGACACCCTGGACCTGCCCAAGCGCACTGAGGCTGCCAAGG GCTTCGAGCTGCTGTACCAGCCCGAGGTGGTGCGTCTCTACCTGTCCCTCCTGACGGAGAGCCGCAATTTCAACACCCTGGAGGCCGCGGCCGGCGCCCTGCAGAACCTCAGCGCCGGGAACTGGGTG TGGGCCACGCACATCCGCGCCGCGGTGCGCAAGGAGCGCGGGCTGCCGGTGCTCGTGGAGCTGCTGCAGTCGGAGACCGACAAGGTGGTGCGCGCCGTCGCCATCGCCCTGCGCAACCTCTCGCTCGACCGGCGCAACAAGGACCTTATCG GGAGCTACGCCATGGCCGAGCTCGTGCGAAACGTGCGCAGCGCGCAGGCGCCCACCCGGCCCGGTGCCCGCCTGGAGGAGGATACAGTGGTGGCCGTGCTCAACACCATCCACGAGATCGTGTCCGACAGTCTGGACAACGCGCGCTCGCTGCTGCAAGCTCGCGGCGTGCCCGCGCTGGTGGCACTGGGCGCCTCCAG CCAATCGGTGCGCGAGGCGAAGGCAGCGTCGCACGTGCTGCAGACGGTGTGGAGCTACAAGGCGCTGCGAAGCGCGCTGCAGAAGGACGGCTGGAGCAAGGCGCGCTTCCAG TCAGCCGCTGCTAATGCCAGAGGCCCCAAGGCAGCCCCGAGTCCGGGAGGCTTGGACGACAGCACGCTGCCGCTGGTGGAGAAGAGCCTGG ACGGTGAGAAGCCAGGCGGCCAGGACATGATCCCCATGGAGGCACTTGGTCCAG ACGGCTACTCCACCATGGACAGGCGGGAGCGCAGGGCTCGAAGCAGTGACCCCGCGGGGGAGGCCTCTGAGAAGGAGCCGTTGAAA CCCGACCCCAGCAGGAAGGCTCCTCCGCCCGGGCCCAGCAGGCCTGCGGTCAGGCTGGTGGACGCTGTGGGGGACGCCAGGCCTCAGCCTGTCGACTCCTGGGTCTAG